A genomic segment from Rubrobacter tropicus encodes:
- a CDS encoding universal stress protein gives MRDERDAKGDKGVGGNGAPFARAVSATRGPAGVRPKHTGFPRHGHRGVGTATTLRRPPVEVLEGKGKDGMAVSPGRVLLAAGGSRESDAAPLVAMTLAASTDSALHVVHVGRGHPPWFERHEGLVEWLRQEAQGCLDQQVAKIEDAGGIVARTHLRMSGRPADAILEVSEEIGAGFIVLGGRRRGKLRRALTGGVSDRVVRNARCPVLIVRGARNGRR, from the coding sequence GTGAGGGACGAGAGAGACGCGAAGGGCGACAAAGGTGTTGGCGGAAACGGCGCCCCTTTCGCGCGCGCCGTTTCGGCCACCCGTGGGCCCGCCGGCGTGCGCCCCAAGCACACGGGCTTCCCGCGTCACGGCCACCGGGGCGTTGGCACCGCAACGACTCTCCGTCGTCCACCGGTTGAGGTGCTCGAGGGGAAGGGCAAAGACGGGATGGCGGTCTCACCCGGGAGGGTCCTCCTGGCCGCCGGTGGTTCGAGGGAATCGGACGCGGCTCCCCTGGTGGCGATGACCCTCGCCGCGTCGACCGACTCGGCGCTGCACGTGGTCCACGTCGGGCGGGGGCACCCGCCCTGGTTTGAACGTCACGAGGGCCTGGTCGAATGGCTAAGGCAAGAGGCGCAGGGATGCCTCGATCAACAGGTCGCGAAGATCGAGGACGCCGGTGGGATCGTCGCCAGGACCCACCTCAGAATGAGCGGTCGTCCCGCCGACGCGATTCTGGAGGTGAGCGAGGAGATCGGTGCCGGCTTCATCGTCCTGGGCGGCCGACGGCGGGGTAAGCTACGGCGCGCCTTGACGGGCGGCGTCTCCGACAGAGTGGTCCGGAACGCCCGTTGCCCGGTCTTGATCGTCCGAGGAGCACGAAACGGGAGGCGTTGA
- a CDS encoding N-acetyltransferase produces the protein MKATVRPLEGEDLLRGVDRLRTLVYPDHPEAHDTAWHRSVWGWLASHPLADEHMRRWVVATEEDEVVGHLAAVPQYYRVNGERVVAHTPADFQVLPGYGFHAISLMRRFFRVAENRVSLDQVGEAMAVETRLGAEKAGRLRYDAKLLDLSRVPRAPARLRPLLGSATRGLRALDGVLGGVFAGKHEVDALGGFDGSFDDLFEGVAAAIPCLAEKDAAFLRWRYGPGSPAVPVTVLGVRAGEALLGYAVLRVTREGGDGHVLDLTVRPGRRDVARSLLREAVRHFAKAGAYIVRYRFVESATSPQAEDLWSLGFFSREERRHTLLVRFADPGMHETALHPAHWSYSAGDGEMTFWVR, from the coding sequence ATGAAGGCGACCGTCAGGCCGCTCGAGGGCGAGGACCTCCTGCGCGGCGTGGACAGGCTGCGCACGCTCGTCTACCCCGACCATCCCGAGGCCCACGATACCGCGTGGCACCGCTCCGTTTGGGGGTGGTTGGCGAGCCACCCGCTGGCGGACGAGCACATGCGCCGCTGGGTGGTGGCGACGGAGGAAGACGAGGTGGTCGGACACCTCGCGGCGGTGCCCCAATACTACCGCGTGAACGGGGAGCGGGTCGTCGCCCACACCCCGGCGGACTTCCAGGTCTTGCCGGGGTACGGCTTCCACGCCATCTCGCTGATGCGCCGCTTCTTCCGCGTCGCCGAGAACCGTGTCTCCTTGGACCAGGTGGGGGAGGCCATGGCCGTCGAGACGCGGCTCGGGGCCGAGAAGGCGGGCAGGCTGCGGTACGACGCGAAGCTGCTGGACCTCTCGAGGGTGCCGAGAGCCCCCGCGCGGCTCCGGCCCTTGCTAGGGTCCGCCACCCGGGGGCTTCGGGCGCTCGACGGCGTCCTGGGCGGGGTCTTCGCGGGCAAGCACGAGGTCGATGCCCTGGGCGGGTTCGACGGGTCGTTCGACGACCTCTTCGAGGGGGTCGCCGCCGCCATCCCCTGCCTCGCGGAGAAGGACGCGGCGTTCCTGCGGTGGCGCTACGGTCCCGGCTCGCCCGCCGTCCCCGTGACCGTCCTCGGCGTAAGGGCGGGGGAGGCCCTGCTCGGCTACGCCGTGCTGCGGGTCACCCGGGAGGGCGGGGACGGCCACGTGCTCGACCTCACGGTGCGGCCGGGACGCCGCGACGTCGCCCGCTCGCTGCTGAGGGAGGCGGTGCGGCACTTCGCGAAGGCGGGCGCGTACATCGTGCGGTACCGCTTCGTGGAGTCCGCAACCTCGCCCCAGGCCGAGGACCTGTGGAGCTTGGGGTTCTTCTCGCGCGAGGAGAGACGTCACACGCTGCTGGTCAGGTTCGCCGACCCCGGGATGCACGAGACGGCATTGCACCCCGCCCACTGGTCCTACAGCGCGGGGGACGGCGAGATGACATTTTGGGTCAGGTAG
- a CDS encoding class E sortase: MRAGRQSARNPASFSENTRRPKRRRPGGRDLGRIALLTLGSALVISALFATLSQLRGPAEPGGGAAAAEVSRDKALTLTVPKMDRVRDVPVSDAAADDEVALRGGALHVEDTGFPWEEANVYIAGHRLGYPRTRSFLVFWDLNTLRRGDSVLLEDSKGTRYVYRVFDRMVVPPDRVSVKKPIPGKNIVSLQTCTLPDYSERLVVRAELAETKEKA, translated from the coding sequence GTGAGGGCGGGTCGCCAGTCCGCCCGGAACCCGGCGTCCTTCTCGGAGAACACCCGGCGGCCTAAGCGGCGGCGCCCCGGAGGGCGCGACCTCGGCCGCATCGCGCTCCTTACCCTCGGGTCTGCCCTCGTGATCTCGGCCCTCTTCGCGACGCTCTCCCAGCTGCGGGGCCCCGCCGAACCGGGCGGGGGCGCCGCCGCAGCGGAAGTCTCCCGGGACAAGGCCCTCACCCTGACGGTCCCCAAGATGGACCGGGTGCGCGACGTGCCAGTCTCCGACGCCGCCGCGGACGACGAGGTGGCCCTTCGGGGCGGCGCCCTCCACGTCGAGGACACCGGCTTCCCGTGGGAGGAGGCCAACGTGTACATCGCCGGTCACCGCCTGGGCTACCCGCGCACGAGGAGCTTCCTCGTCTTCTGGGACCTGAACACCCTCAGACGCGGCGACAGCGTGTTGCTCGAGGACTCGAAGGGCACGCGCTACGTCTACCGGGTCTTCGATAGGATGGTGGTGCCGCCGGACAGGGTCTCCGTCAAGAAGCCCATCCCCGGAAAGAACATAGTGAGCCTGCAGACCTGCACCCTCCCGGACTACTCGGAGCGGCTGGTCGTCCGGGCAGAGTTGGCCGAGACGAAGGAGAAGGCGTGA
- a CDS encoding class E sortase, translating to MSGDGRMAAQTAEEGRAGRGSRSGSRVGKIILWVLSPVMLLAGIALVASFFLAGRLDSTATNSEDPGGFNVPRLETTQGNEETTEAGPEDKTLKLTVSAMSRIDDDEIPTTTGDDEASLKKYAAIHLEGTGFPWQDEANVYIAGHRLGYPNTESWLTFWDMNEVAVGDEVFVTDAEGTEYTYKVFKEFTVGPSDTSVTDTEPGKNILTLQTCTLPDYSRRLIVQAELVQTVDARGGPSDQGRTGADPGQSQQRTPQVEEARATS from the coding sequence ATGAGCGGCGACGGCAGGATGGCGGCGCAGACGGCCGAGGAAGGGCGGGCCGGGCGCGGATCGCGAAGCGGATCTCGGGTCGGCAAGATAATCCTCTGGGTGCTCAGCCCGGTCATGCTCCTCGCCGGGATCGCCCTCGTCGCCTCGTTCTTCTTGGCCGGTCGCCTGGACAGCACGGCGACCAACAGCGAGGACCCCGGCGGCTTCAACGTCCCCAGGCTCGAGACCACGCAGGGCAACGAGGAGACAACCGAGGCGGGGCCCGAGGACAAGACCCTGAAGCTGACCGTCTCCGCGATGAGCCGCATTGACGACGACGAGATCCCCACTACGACGGGGGACGACGAGGCCTCTCTGAAGAAGTACGCCGCCATCCACCTCGAGGGCACGGGCTTCCCCTGGCAGGACGAGGCGAACGTCTACATCGCCGGCCACCGCCTCGGCTACCCCAACACCGAGAGCTGGCTGACCTTCTGGGACATGAACGAGGTGGCCGTGGGCGACGAGGTCTTCGTCACCGACGCCGAAGGTACCGAGTACACCTACAAGGTCTTCAAGGAGTTCACGGTCGGACCCTCCGACACCTCCGTCACCGACACCGAACCCGGCAAGAACATTCTCACCCTCCAGACCTGCACGCTGCCGGACTACTCCCGGCGCCTGATCGTCCAGGCCGAGCTCGTACAGACCGTCGACGCGCGGGGCGGGCCGTCCGATCAGGGACGCACGGGGGCGGACCCGGGGCAATCCCAGCAACGAACACCGCAAGTCGAGGAGGCGAGGGCGACGTCATGA
- a CDS encoding TetR/AcrR family transcriptional regulator, whose amino-acid sequence MPKLWNETIEAHRRAVREATLDATAALVAERGLLSVTMSRIAEETGIGRATLYKYFPDVEAILLAWHERQVAGHLGHLTEVRDQAVDAGGRLEAVLGAYALISSESHGHHAGELAAFLHRGQHVAGTRQQLRDLIRDLLSEGAETGDVRNDVAPEELASYCLHALGAAGSMPSEAAVRRLVAVTVTGLRPRAD is encoded by the coding sequence GTGCCGAAGCTGTGGAACGAGACGATCGAGGCGCACCGTCGGGCGGTGCGCGAGGCGACCCTGGACGCCACGGCGGCGCTGGTGGCCGAGCGCGGGCTGCTATCGGTGACGATGTCGCGGATCGCCGAGGAGACCGGCATCGGACGCGCCACGCTGTACAAGTACTTCCCGGACGTCGAGGCGATCCTGCTCGCCTGGCACGAGCGCCAGGTCGCCGGCCACCTCGGACACCTCACCGAGGTCCGGGACCAAGCCGTCGACGCCGGCGGGCGGCTCGAAGCGGTGCTCGGGGCCTACGCCCTCATCTCCAGCGAGTCCCACGGGCACCACGCCGGCGAACTCGCGGCGTTCCTGCATCGGGGCCAGCACGTCGCCGGGACGCGGCAGCAACTCCGCGACTTGATCAGAGACCTGCTGAGCGAGGGCGCGGAGACCGGCGACGTCCGAAACGATGTCGCGCCCGAGGAGCTCGCGAGCTACTGCCTCCACGCCCTCGGGGCGGCAGGCAGCATGCCGTCCGAGGCCGCGGTCCGCCGGCTCGTCGCGGTTACCGTGACCGGGTTGCGCCCCCGCGCCGACTGA
- a CDS encoding DUF2269 domain-containing protein produces the protein MKPRVRKFALTAHVASSVGWLGAVVVFLALAVVGLTGRDAQTVRGAYLVMEPAAWFVLVPLAFATLTTGIVQSLGTKWGLFRHYWVLFKLLITVFATVVLLVYMETFGYLAGVAADPTADLGVVRNPSPGLHAALALLVLLVATVLAVYKPRGMTPYGRRKQHEDGHEGRSR, from the coding sequence ATGAAGCCCCGCGTCCGCAAGTTCGCGCTCACCGCGCACGTCGCCTCCTCGGTCGGCTGGCTGGGCGCGGTCGTCGTCTTCCTCGCCCTCGCCGTGGTCGGGTTGACCGGCCGGGATGCCCAGACGGTGCGTGGCGCCTACCTCGTGATGGAGCCGGCCGCCTGGTTCGTCCTCGTCCCGTTGGCCTTCGCCACGCTCACGACCGGGATCGTCCAGTCGCTGGGCACCAAGTGGGGCTTGTTCCGGCACTACTGGGTCCTGTTCAAACTCCTGATAACCGTCTTTGCCACCGTCGTGTTGCTGGTGTACATGGAGACATTTGGCTACCTGGCGGGCGTCGCGGCAGATCCGACTGCCGATCTCGGCGTGGTGCGCAACCCATCTCCCGGGCTCCACGCTGCACTCGCCCTGCTGGTGTTGCTCGTGGCCACGGTGCTTGCGGTGTACAAGCCGCGGGGCATGACCCCGTACGGGCGGCGTAAGCAGCATGAGGATGGCCACGAAGGCCGCTCCCGCTAG
- a CDS encoding class I SAM-dependent methyltransferase: protein MVVTDADGRRMPFPDDGFDVVFLVDVVGEIPDKPAFFGECARVLKPGGVLAVTEQISDPDFHLPSSVRTLAAAAGLMEDGLEGLPWWTYTARFRK from the coding sequence ATCGTTGTGACGGACGCTGACGGGCGCCGGATGCCTTTTCCGGACGACGGCTTCGATGTGGTCTTCCTCGTCGACGTGGTCGGTGAGATACCGGACAAGCCAGCGTTTTTCGGGGAGTGTGCGCGGGTGCTCAAACCGGGCGGCGTCCTGGCAGTTACCGAGCAGATCAGCGATCCGGACTTCCATCTGCCGAGTTCCGTTCGGACGCTCGCCGCCGCCGCGGGGTTGATGGAGGATGGCCTGGAGGGGCTCCCCTGGTGGACATACACCGCACGTTTTCGCAAGTAG
- a CDS encoding arylsulfotransferase family protein → MSEKITRLGLLRAAAGGAALVAVGGALGCGAAPRIRASASPARPGQTWEFRSRPDLAMPPVEVTTPARGVAPGYLFAAAKNGPGESYPAQDGPMILGNDGRPVWLRPVRNEEEDAMDFKVQRYRGEPVLTWWQGTHGGFGRGEFLILDGSYREVARVRAGNGYAADHHEFLITERDTALIGIYGEATRDLSSLGGRTDGVVLEGVVQEIDIRSGEVLFEWHSLEHVGFDEYAYELSPENEDAFDYFHINSVDVDRDENLLISARRTSAVYKIDRETGEVIWRLGGEKSDFEMGEGARFAYQHDARRRSDGTITLFDNRGERMNEPSRGVALELDEDAMTATLVREYTHPTDTFAIFQGNVQALPNGNAFVGWGSSPYLSEFSRDGELLFDARFPDEAESYRAFRSPWKGQPADVPAVAAESGPEDQVTLYASWNGATEIASWEMLAGPNPDGLEPVGSAPRKGFETAISFRTGEPFVAARAKDRSGRVLGTSEAVRPGG, encoded by the coding sequence TTGAGCGAGAAGATCACGCGGCTGGGGTTGCTGCGGGCGGCGGCCGGTGGCGCGGCGCTGGTCGCGGTGGGGGGCGCTTTGGGTTGCGGTGCGGCCCCGCGTATCAGGGCGTCCGCCTCTCCCGCGCGACCGGGGCAGACGTGGGAGTTCCGCTCGCGTCCTGACCTTGCCATGCCCCCGGTTGAGGTGACCACACCGGCGCGCGGCGTGGCCCCCGGCTACCTCTTCGCCGCCGCGAAGAACGGTCCCGGGGAGTCGTACCCTGCCCAGGACGGGCCGATGATCCTCGGCAACGACGGCCGGCCCGTGTGGCTGCGCCCCGTGCGAAACGAGGAAGAGGATGCCATGGACTTCAAGGTGCAGCGTTACCGTGGGGAGCCGGTGCTCACCTGGTGGCAGGGCACCCACGGCGGTTTCGGGCGGGGAGAGTTCCTGATCCTCGACGGATCCTACCGCGAGGTTGCCCGGGTCCGCGCGGGCAACGGCTACGCCGCGGACCACCACGAGTTCCTCATCACCGAAAGGGACACCGCGCTTATCGGTATCTACGGCGAGGCGACCAGAGACCTCTCGTCCCTGGGGGGGCGCACGGACGGCGTCGTATTGGAGGGGGTCGTCCAAGAGATCGACATAAGGAGCGGCGAGGTCCTCTTCGAGTGGCACAGCCTGGAGCACGTTGGCTTCGACGAGTACGCTTACGAGCTGTCGCCCGAAAACGAGGACGCCTTCGACTACTTCCACATAAACTCCGTAGACGTGGACCGCGACGAGAACCTCCTCATTTCCGCCCGCAGGACCTCCGCCGTCTACAAGATCGACCGCGAGACGGGCGAGGTGATCTGGCGCCTCGGCGGCGAGAAGAGCGACTTCGAGATGGGCGAGGGCGCCAGGTTCGCCTACCAGCACGACGCCCGCCGCCGATCTGACGGCACCATCACCCTCTTCGACAACAGGGGCGAGAGGATGAACGAGCCCTCCCGCGGCGTCGCGCTAGAGCTCGACGAGGACGCGATGACCGCGACCCTCGTTCGCGAGTACACCCACCCGACCGATACGTTCGCCATCTTTCAGGGCAACGTGCAGGCTTTGCCGAACGGCAACGCCTTCGTCGGCTGGGGCAGCTCACCCTACCTCTCCGAGTTCTCCCGCGACGGGGAGCTGCTCTTCGACGCCCGCTTCCCCGACGAGGCCGAGTCCTACAGGGCCTTCCGCTCCCCGTGGAAGGGCCAGCCAGCGGACGTCCCCGCCGTCGCCGCCGAGTCCGGGCCCGAAGACCAGGTTACCCTCTACGCCAGCTGGAACGGGGCGACGGAGATCGCCTCCTGGGAGATGCTCGCCGGGCCAAACCCCGACGGGCTGGAGCCCGTGGGCTCGGCCCCCCGCAAGGGCTTCGAGACCGCCATCTCCTTCAGAACCGGCGAACCTTTCGTTGCCGCGAGGGCAAAGGATCGCTCCGGGCGGGTGCTCGGCACGTCCGAAGCCGTCAGGCCGGGGGGCTGA
- a CDS encoding class E sortase, whose protein sequence is MYGRRYRRRRRGGLLLLSMLTILALASVGAGAFLDGSPLAGGGAPVGRIDAPRVGAAPEAADEPAGQRADGGLTAAQTGQTAARPEAGGTEEAEDASSATGSGASGFDGEKAGERPAEKSAEGSQREQADAGPTVPTPATNDLWMSIPKMDLYDDYVANSDSLAAMDQGAIKLPSTAFPWQEGANTYIAAHRIGYPGTESDYQFYDLPNLALGDTIYLGDSNGTTYTYEVTGFKEVLPSETYVTAPQAGRDMISLQTCIEDYGDYWTMGPNWYVRYVVQADRVAVDPA, encoded by the coding sequence GTGTACGGCCGCAGGTACAGGAGGAGGCGACGGGGCGGCCTTCTTCTGCTCTCGATGCTCACCATTCTGGCCCTGGCCAGCGTGGGGGCCGGCGCCTTTCTCGACGGCTCCCCATTGGCTGGGGGCGGCGCCCCGGTGGGACGGATCGACGCACCCCGCGTCGGCGCGGCCCCCGAGGCCGCGGACGAGCCTGCCGGGCAGCGGGCGGACGGCGGCCTGACCGCAGCGCAAACCGGACAGACGGCCGCGAGGCCCGAGGCCGGCGGCACCGAGGAGGCAGAGGACGCGTCCAGCGCGACCGGATCGGGCGCTTCGGGCTTCGACGGCGAGAAGGCAGGAGAGCGGCCGGCCGAGAAGAGCGCGGAGGGGAGCCAACGGGAGCAGGCTGATGCGGGGCCCACGGTTCCCACGCCCGCGACGAACGATTTGTGGATGTCCATCCCGAAGATGGACCTCTACGACGACTACGTGGCAAACTCCGACTCGCTGGCGGCCATGGACCAGGGGGCCATAAAGCTTCCCTCCACGGCCTTCCCGTGGCAGGAGGGCGCCAACACCTACATCGCGGCGCACAGGATCGGCTACCCTGGCACCGAAAGCGACTACCAGTTCTACGACCTCCCGAACCTGGCCTTGGGCGACACGATCTACCTCGGCGACTCCAACGGGACCACCTACACTTACGAGGTGACCGGCTTCAAGGAAGTGCTGCCCAGCGAAACATACGTCACGGCGCCACAGGCGGGCCGGGACATGATCTCCTTGCAGACCTGCATCGAGGACTACGGCGACTACTGGACCATGGGCCCCAACTGGTACGTCCGCTACGTCGTCCAGGCTGACCGCGTGGCCGTAGACCCAGCATAG
- a CDS encoding ATP-binding cassette domain-containing protein, with translation MTRAIVETIGLSKRFGRQVAVRLLDVRVESGSALELLGPNGVGKTTLLKLITGCCGPRIGGCGSSSRTGKECILAGKENLKENLKMHRWLLRLPTKRVEEVLYLVRLSGVDRRPKRLDPPRTVKCEGLWPCANRHRTLPTWRPKLQPATESRTARR, from the coding sequence GTGACGAGAGCGATTGTGGAGACGATCGGATTGAGCAAGCGTTTCGGCAGGCAGGTAGCCGTGAGGTTGCTGGATGTCAGGGTAGAGTCGGGCTCGGCGTTAGAGCTCCTGGGACCGAATGGAGTCGGCAAGACGACGCTGCTCAAGCTAATCACCGGCTGTTGCGGCCCACGGATAGGTGGGTGCGGCTCTTCGTCGAGGACTGGAAAGGAGTGCATCTTGGCAGGGAAGGAGAACCTGAAGGAGAACCTGAAGATGCACCGATGGCTGCTGAGGTTGCCGACGAAAAGGGTGGAGGAGGTACTCTACTTGGTCCGGCTTTCGGGAGTGGATAGGAGGCCGAAAAGGCTTGATCCTCCGCGGACGGTCAAGTGCGAGGGGCTCTGGCCATGTGCCAACCGCCATCGTACACTGCCCACGTGGAGGCCAAAACTACAGCCCGCGACCGAAAGCCGGACCGCGCGGCGCTGA
- a CDS encoding RNA polymerase sigma factor: MDETHALHTATGYVLRVKSSADEARTVVARLARGDVRALDELYASFGAAVFRYLLTFVPDRRLAEEVLQDTFVAAWRGADGYGGRSGVKTWLFGIARRRAHDSLRRRGLELVAENELVALVDPEPRPEESLLAAGRRDELNSCVEHLAPMHREVVALIFFHGLSYAEAAEVLEVPVGTVKSRLYGARRALKAMLEDSEYGR, from the coding sequence ATGGATGAGACGCACGCACTGCACACGGCGACGGGGTACGTACTTCGGGTGAAGAGCTCGGCCGACGAGGCAAGAACGGTCGTCGCACGGCTCGCGCGCGGGGACGTTCGGGCGCTGGACGAGCTCTATGCCAGCTTCGGGGCGGCGGTCTTTCGCTACCTGCTGACGTTCGTCCCGGACCGGCGGCTCGCTGAGGAAGTCTTGCAGGACACGTTCGTCGCGGCCTGGCGCGGCGCAGATGGCTACGGGGGACGCTCCGGGGTGAAGACTTGGCTGTTCGGCATCGCCCGCCGACGCGCTCACGACTCCCTGCGTCGGCGCGGGCTGGAGTTGGTCGCCGAGAACGAGCTCGTGGCGCTGGTGGACCCGGAGCCGAGACCCGAGGAGTCTCTTCTGGCCGCTGGGAGGAGGGACGAGCTGAACTCTTGCGTGGAACATCTGGCGCCGATGCACCGGGAGGTGGTGGCCCTGATCTTCTTCCATGGCCTCTCCTACGCGGAGGCGGCGGAGGTACTCGAAGTCCCTGTCGGTACGGTCAAGAGCCGCCTCTACGGCGCCCGGCGGGCACTGAAGGCGATGTTGGAAGATTCGGAGTACGGAAGATGA
- a CDS encoding zf-HC2 domain-containing protein has translation MSDLARDHVTRLLPAYVADTIGPTGRRRVREHLKNCAACRAELASWEAMAEAVAAASERMPAPPADTMERVRTRIEREGATIRPGSQPLSSKLSLAWQLLVGQLPLVRKKIWAASTVTMALGLAVSLLLSTGASAAEATFALFAPVVAAVGVAFVYGPENDPSLEIALSTPTPPRLVLLARLTLVYGYDLALALAATAVLAVVNGTINLWPLISLWAGPMLFFSALALLLSLLFGSSAAVLTAMALWGVRLAAATYSAPGLDKPAWAQTVETLWRANATLLPLAALLLAAALLLAPYRSVLARSRTI, from the coding sequence ATGAGCGACCTGGCCAGAGATCATGTAACGAGGCTCCTGCCGGCTTATGTGGCCGACACGATCGGACCAACGGGCCGACGGCGCGTGCGCGAGCACCTGAAAAACTGCGCCGCCTGCCGGGCCGAGCTGGCTTCCTGGGAGGCGATGGCGGAGGCAGTCGCCGCCGCCTCGGAGCGGATGCCGGCGCCCCCGGCGGACACCATGGAGAGGGTGCGGACGCGCATAGAACGGGAAGGAGCGACCATCCGGCCCGGATCCCAACCCCTCTCCTCGAAGCTCTCGCTGGCCTGGCAACTGCTCGTCGGGCAGTTGCCGCTGGTGCGCAAGAAGATATGGGCCGCCTCGACCGTGACGATGGCGCTCGGCCTGGCGGTCTCCCTGTTGCTCTCCACGGGCGCCTCCGCCGCCGAGGCCACCTTCGCTCTCTTCGCGCCCGTGGTAGCCGCCGTCGGCGTAGCGTTCGTCTACGGTCCTGAGAACGACCCCTCGCTGGAGATCGCGCTCTCCACGCCCACCCCTCCGAGGCTGGTCCTCCTGGCGCGCCTTACGCTCGTCTACGGCTACGACCTCGCGCTGGCGCTCGCGGCGACCGCCGTTCTGGCTGTGGTCAACGGGACCATAAACTTGTGGCCCCTGATCTCGCTGTGGGCAGGGCCGATGCTCTTCTTCTCGGCGCTGGCCCTCCTGCTCTCGCTGCTCTTCGGCTCGTCGGCAGCCGTGCTGACCGCGATGGCGCTGTGGGGAGTAAGGCTCGCGGCCGCCACCTACTCCGCTCCGGGCCTGGACAAGCCCGCCTGGGCGCAGACGGTGGAGACCCTGTGGCGGGCCAACGCAACGCTCCTTCCGCTGGCGGCCTTGCTGCTTGCCGCGGCCCTCCTCCTGGCGCCGTACCGGTCGGTGCTCGCTCGGAGCCGGACGATCTGA
- a CDS encoding ABC transporter permease → MRKETPSALGGAMSYEFRMQLRRKALWITFIVFSLALLNLTFSPWTRWSEGLSVPHLVANWSLAVQFFHPIAFGILLADRLPRDRHTRVEELLDTLPASLGSRFLGKYLGTTLATLVPIFLIYAAGVAYIAAGRGDLSAIPLALGAFATINLPGLLFVAAFSVSSTAVLWVPLYQFLFVGYWFWGNLIPTDPTGGNMMPTLSRTILTPFGEYMANGFFGTEQTTVRATALEGMASMSLLLGLGALALYSGYRVLLWQRDKQ, encoded by the coding sequence GTGAGAAAGGAGACACCTTCGGCGCTGGGGGGCGCCATGAGTTACGAGTTCCGCATGCAGCTAAGGCGCAAGGCGCTCTGGATCACCTTCATCGTCTTCAGCCTCGCGCTCCTCAACCTCACCTTCAGCCCGTGGACCCGCTGGAGCGAGGGGCTTTCGGTGCCGCACCTCGTCGCCAACTGGTCGCTGGCCGTACAGTTCTTTCACCCCATAGCCTTCGGCATCCTGCTCGCGGACCGCTTGCCGAGAGACAGGCACACCAGGGTCGAAGAGCTACTCGACACCCTGCCGGCCTCACTGGGAAGCCGCTTTCTGGGCAAGTACCTCGGCACCACCCTGGCGACGCTCGTGCCCATCTTCCTGATCTACGCGGCGGGAGTAGCCTACATAGCGGCGGGCCGCGGCGACCTCTCGGCCATACCGCTCGCCCTCGGGGCCTTCGCCACGATCAACCTACCGGGGCTCTTGTTCGTGGCGGCCTTCTCCGTCTCCTCCACCGCCGTCCTGTGGGTGCCGCTCTACCAATTCCTCTTCGTCGGCTACTGGTTCTGGGGGAACCTCATCCCGACGGACCCGACGGGCGGCAACATGATGCCCACCCTGAGCCGCACCATCCTCACGCCCTTCGGCGAGTACATGGCCAACGGCTTCTTCGGCACCGAGCAGACCACCGTACGCGCCACGGCGTTGGAAGGGATGGCGAGCATGAGCTTGCTCTTGGGTCTCGGAGCCCTGGCGCTCTACAGCGGTTACCGGGTCTTACTCTGGCAAAGAGACAAACAGTGA